A single region of the Marinobacter nanhaiticus D15-8W genome encodes:
- a CDS encoding YqaJ viral recombinase family protein has product MRISANTIQKQRPALRLVSTKGLSRDEWLKVRKQGIGSSDAAAAVGMNPYQSQLELWMVKTGRDAGLPKPDSDDPASPVYWGHILEPIVAEQYSQQTGRKVRRVNAVLQHPDPEKHWMLANLDYSVVADDDVQILECKTAGEFGSRLWKEGVPDYIQCQVQHQLAVTGKQAADVCVLLCGQELKIYRIERNEELIDALYVLERQFWDFVETDTPPLVDGTDSAECALRHLYPVDRGETLDFSQSKELSDAFDELLAIRKEMEALSSTESHLKQRIESQMGEASKATFPSGSVSWKRSKDSVGLNVKQLLKDQPELLEQYPLTKPGSRRFLIQA; this is encoded by the coding sequence ATGAGAATCAGTGCAAACACAATTCAGAAACAACGACCGGCATTGCGCCTGGTCTCCACCAAGGGCCTCAGCCGGGATGAATGGCTGAAAGTGCGCAAGCAGGGCATTGGCAGTAGTGATGCCGCTGCAGCCGTCGGCATGAACCCTTACCAGTCCCAACTCGAACTATGGATGGTGAAAACTGGCAGAGATGCTGGCCTACCCAAACCGGATTCGGACGATCCCGCTTCTCCGGTCTACTGGGGCCATATCCTGGAACCGATTGTAGCTGAGCAGTACAGCCAACAGACCGGCCGAAAGGTGCGCAGGGTGAATGCAGTATTGCAGCATCCAGATCCGGAGAAACACTGGATGTTGGCCAACCTGGATTACTCGGTGGTAGCTGATGACGACGTGCAGATCCTAGAGTGCAAAACAGCAGGGGAGTTCGGGTCACGTCTCTGGAAAGAGGGTGTGCCGGACTATATCCAGTGCCAGGTGCAGCACCAGTTGGCTGTCACCGGCAAACAGGCGGCGGACGTGTGCGTTCTGCTGTGTGGCCAGGAGTTGAAGATCTATCGCATTGAACGGAATGAAGAGCTCATCGACGCGCTGTACGTGTTGGAGCGCCAGTTCTGGGACTTCGTAGAAACGGACACACCACCACTGGTCGATGGAACCGATTCTGCTGAATGTGCCTTGCGCCACCTGTACCCAGTGGACAGAGGGGAGACCCTGGACTTCAGCCAAAGCAAGGAGTTGTCGGATGCGTTCGATGAGCTACTGGCAATCCGCAAGGAAATGGAAGCCCTCAGCTCTACCGAATCCCACCTGAAACAGCGAATCGAGAGCCAGATGGGCGAAGCCTCAAAGGCAACCTTTCCAAGTGGCAGCGTGAGTTGGAAACGCAGCAAGGATTCCGTTGGTCTCAACGTGAAACAGCTGCTGAAGGATCAGCCAGAGCTTCTGGAGCAGTACCCACTCACAAAGCCGGGAAGTCGGCGATTCCTCATCCAAGCATAA
- a CDS encoding retron St85 family RNA-directed DNA polymerase, with translation MSIQFNDQLLLWGLGVLQPAAPQEVLSFLKLVYPTVEQWPDELYLNDRFFHWEELGYIVVLNKKYSMYSLTALANMRMDVKLRRQRDKARISLLRAAYDANVSRPGVMDQDLDGASPSSEISSTLQEGSRPVGSGSKPSRTEPTRLRTRTYWSRVSEQLSVQVGLDFHSPGIPSFQYRYCSFPTLKAVHQASLGESSENDMSISELGLAIGVSPRLLTSFLHKPENHYRHFSLPKKGGGERDIAAPRFFLKTIQYWIKSYVLCHLKVHNTCHAYTSGKSINTNAKPHVGKAYVANVDIENFFGNITKEHVFRILEKNGVGRKLATAVSGIVTLNRVVPQGAPTSPVISNAVLYEFDKAMSKISVDKGLDYSRYADDITFSGESRSDIEYIVSKCRELLSAEGFNLKDKKSRVASKYASQRVTGLVVNEKVQPPREYRRKLRAIFNNALINPQEYVDRLDELYGYFGYLSSFDGARNARQIRKDRIAIYRVSRLARIKKSKDE, from the coding sequence GTGAGCATCCAGTTCAATGATCAGTTGCTTTTATGGGGGCTGGGTGTATTACAGCCAGCGGCGCCTCAAGAGGTCTTGTCATTTTTAAAATTGGTATACCCAACCGTAGAGCAATGGCCCGATGAATTATATCTGAATGATCGTTTTTTTCATTGGGAGGAGTTGGGATATATTGTTGTTTTAAATAAGAAATATTCGATGTATTCGCTAACTGCATTGGCGAATATGCGGATGGACGTAAAGCTTCGAAGGCAGAGAGATAAGGCCAGGATTAGCTTGTTACGTGCGGCGTACGATGCTAACGTAAGTAGGCCGGGTGTAATGGATCAAGATTTGGATGGCGCTTCGCCATCTTCAGAAATTAGTTCAACATTACAAGAGGGCTCGCGACCAGTAGGTTCTGGTTCGAAGCCTTCGCGGACGGAGCCGACTCGTCTTCGAACCAGAACCTACTGGTCGCGGGTCTCAGAGCAACTTAGTGTTCAGGTTGGCCTTGATTTCCATTCACCCGGCATTCCTTCCTTCCAATATCGCTATTGTTCCTTCCCAACGTTAAAAGCAGTGCATCAAGCAAGTTTGGGTGAGTCCTCTGAAAACGATATGTCGATTAGCGAACTTGGTTTGGCGATTGGAGTATCCCCTCGTTTACTTACCTCATTCCTTCATAAGCCTGAAAATCACTATAGACATTTCAGTTTACCGAAGAAGGGCGGAGGTGAGCGTGATATTGCTGCTCCCAGATTTTTTCTTAAAACGATTCAGTATTGGATTAAGTCGTATGTTCTATGCCACTTGAAAGTTCACAATACATGTCATGCCTATACAAGTGGTAAATCAATCAATACAAATGCAAAGCCGCACGTTGGTAAGGCTTATGTGGCGAACGTAGATATCGAAAACTTTTTTGGCAACATAACCAAAGAGCATGTTTTTAGAATTCTTGAAAAGAATGGTGTCGGTCGTAAATTGGCAACAGCAGTATCAGGTATTGTCACCCTCAATAGAGTTGTTCCGCAGGGAGCGCCCACTAGTCCTGTTATTTCTAATGCCGTTCTATACGAATTTGATAAGGCGATGTCTAAAATTTCTGTGGATAAGGGTTTGGATTACAGTCGATATGCTGATGATATTACTTTTAGTGGTGAATCAAGGTCTGATATAGAATATATTGTCTCTAAATGTCGAGAGTTATTGTCGGCTGAAGGCTTTAACCTTAAGGATAAAAAAAGCCGTGTAGCTAGCAAATATGCTAGTCAGCGTGTAACCGGGTTAGTGGTCAATGAGAAAGTTCAGCCGCCAAGAGAGTATCGCCGAAAGCTTCGTGCTATTTTCAATAATGCTTTGATAAATCCACAAGAGTATGTGGATAGACTAGATGAGCTCTATGGTTATTTTGGTTACCTATCATCCTTTGACGGTGCAAGAAACGCCAGGCAGATTCGTAAAGACAGGATTGCGATCTATAGAGTTTCGAGGCTTGCTCGAATAAAAAAATCTAAAGATGAATAA
- the tnpB gene encoding IS66 family insertion sequence element accessory protein TnpB (TnpB, as the term is used for proteins encoded by IS66 family insertion elements, is considered an accessory protein, since TnpC, encoded by a neighboring gene, is a DDE family transposase.), which produces MIGLDSQARIWLCTEPTDMRKSFRGLSALVRNQLKHDPLSGQYFVFVNRRKTQMKMLYFTTTGYCLWAKRLEQGQFRVPLSASGQRALTLTDLQLLIDGIEVQKYRQFKRFRGV; this is translated from the coding sequence ATGATCGGGCTCGATAGTCAGGCCCGGATCTGGCTGTGCACTGAGCCCACCGATATGCGCAAATCGTTCCGGGGCCTGAGCGCCCTGGTCCGGAATCAGTTGAAGCACGACCCGCTCAGCGGCCAGTATTTCGTCTTCGTCAATCGCCGTAAAACTCAGATGAAGATGCTGTATTTTACGACCACTGGTTACTGCCTGTGGGCCAAACGCCTGGAGCAGGGACAGTTCCGGGTGCCTTTATCTGCCTCCGGTCAGCGAGCCCTGACGCTGACGGATCTGCAACTGCTGATCGATGGCATTGAGGTGCAGAAATACCGCCAGTTCAAGCGTTTTCGAGGGGTATAG
- a CDS encoding ATP-dependent nuclease: MNAYALKPLLRVDFVPAQRGLGQEEADGRPGSDPHRIGLFSSQVLKFARQNLNSDTPTPGHHPDLIKAVTNAQNDLDTQIRAALAPTIKDVEKLGYPGLHDPQQIDFRTRIHTSDLLNHNTAVQYRMDGQEGNTYFPEHTIGLGYQNLQSLSYQLVSFRETRLNPSEGAPAAVHLVLLEEPEAHLHVQVQRIFPKKALELITPSDSNHAHLANQLILSTHASHLAHSDSFTRLRYVRRASSESPESMPYSEVINLADVFGDDFKTLAFAERYFHVQHTDLLFADAAIFVEGTAERMLVPFFIDGEFEELSRRYLSFLDIGGSHAHRLKPLVERLGIPTVIITDIDPVEVTKSKANRTVRKATVIRSPKNLECGNDTLTKWHPRKICLDDFGALSGEDLTWVSENGTRVRFAWQLPIFSNGPWPSSFEDSFILSNLDWFKRQMDETGPLGKACEVARECEGPNELNEALHEMLHGSFKKGDFASTIFEKLSIGEPLTCPSYISDALGWLQRELDPKKGGG, from the coding sequence ATGAACGCTTACGCTCTAAAGCCATTATTGCGGGTGGATTTTGTTCCGGCACAACGTGGGTTGGGGCAAGAAGAGGCAGATGGCCGTCCTGGTTCAGATCCACACCGAATTGGTCTGTTTTCCAGCCAAGTACTAAAATTCGCTCGGCAAAATTTAAACAGCGACACCCCTACCCCTGGCCATCATCCCGACCTCATTAAAGCAGTCACTAATGCGCAAAATGACTTGGACACACAAATACGTGCTGCGCTTGCTCCAACGATAAAGGATGTCGAAAAGCTTGGCTATCCAGGACTGCACGACCCTCAGCAAATCGATTTTCGGACTCGCATTCACACTTCAGATTTGCTCAACCACAACACTGCTGTTCAGTACAGAATGGATGGTCAAGAGGGCAACACTTATTTCCCGGAGCACACAATTGGTCTGGGTTATCAGAACCTACAATCACTTAGTTATCAATTAGTGTCCTTTCGAGAAACTCGCCTCAACCCCTCAGAAGGAGCACCAGCGGCGGTGCACCTTGTACTCCTAGAGGAACCTGAAGCCCATCTTCACGTACAAGTTCAACGAATCTTCCCCAAAAAAGCCCTAGAACTAATAACACCGTCAGATTCCAATCATGCTCATCTGGCGAATCAGTTGATACTAAGCACCCACGCAAGTCATCTGGCGCACTCCGACTCTTTTACGCGCCTTCGATATGTAAGAAGGGCTTCTTCGGAAAGTCCTGAATCCATGCCTTACTCTGAGGTCATCAACTTAGCAGATGTCTTCGGTGATGATTTTAAGACACTAGCTTTTGCAGAAAGATACTTCCATGTACAGCATACAGATTTATTATTCGCAGACGCTGCAATTTTTGTGGAGGGCACGGCTGAACGAATGCTAGTTCCTTTTTTCATCGATGGAGAATTTGAAGAACTGAGTCGACGATACCTTTCATTTCTAGATATCGGGGGAAGCCACGCCCATAGATTGAAACCCCTTGTGGAAAGGCTTGGCATACCCACTGTCATAATCACAGATATCGACCCAGTTGAAGTTACGAAGTCAAAGGCAAACAGAACCGTCCGAAAGGCCACGGTCATTCGTTCTCCAAAAAATCTTGAATGCGGAAACGACACACTCACGAAGTGGCACCCAAGAAAAATCTGCTTAGATGATTTTGGCGCACTTTCAGGTGAGGATCTAACATGGGTTAGCGAAAATGGAACCAGAGTGCGATTCGCCTGGCAATTGCCAATATTCAGTAACGGACCGTGGCCCAGCTCATTCGAAGATTCGTTCATTCTGTCAAACTTAGACTGGTTCAAACGGCAGATGGACGAAACCGGCCCGCTCGGGAAGGCCTGCGAAGTAGCGCGTGAGTGCGAAGGTCCGAATGAGCTAAACGAAGCACTTCACGAAATGCTTCATGGCTCTTTCAAGAAAGGCGACTTCGCCTCAACTATTTTTGAAAAACTCAGTATTGGAGAGCCCTTAACATGCCCTTCCTATATTTCTGACGCTCTTGGTTGGCTCCAACGAGAGTTAGATCCTAAAAAAGGTGGGGGTTAG
- the tnpA gene encoding IS66 family insertion sequence element accessory protein TnpA, producing the protein MRKHRTPEQWQTLVDQQRASGLSAPQFCKQEKIGYASFCNWRKRLSDPSTDESSGPGEADFLDLSSLMGNSPSSGPGWNIVLSLGNGVELRLSQNG; encoded by the coding sequence ATGAGAAAGCACCGTACTCCAGAACAGTGGCAGACCCTGGTTGATCAGCAGCGCGCCAGCGGCTTGTCAGCACCGCAGTTTTGTAAACAGGAGAAGATCGGTTACGCCAGCTTCTGTAACTGGCGCAAGCGCCTGTCCGACCCGTCGACTGATGAGTCGTCAGGTCCCGGTGAAGCCGATTTTCTGGATCTCTCGTCGTTGATGGGCAACTCTCCATCCTCCGGCCCCGGCTGGAACATTGTGCTCAGCCTGGGCAACGGCGTGGAACTGCGGCTGAGCCAGAACGGATGA
- the tnpC gene encoding IS66 family transposase, whose protein sequence is MNSTASAPSPNASSSSALAEENALLREQVQTLQRQLDWFKKQLFGPKSEKQAFDLPGQNSLFQEGDAPVPENPPEEKKRTVKAYQRGTGKKQRDDDCLNDTGLRFTADVPVEVIEHLPPELTGPEADQYEVIGSKTTYRLAQRASSYVVLKCERPVFRRKGTEKLITTPAPFNVLDNSLADVSLLAGLLVDKFQFHLPLYRQHQRIQQAGITVSRSTLTNLVKRAIDLLRPIVDAQTDNVLRSRVLAMDETPIKAGHQGRAGPQKGKMKSGWFWPLYGDADEVVFTYSNSRGRAHIEEVLSESFSGTLISDGYAAYARYAAAQENVTHAQCWVHSRRYFIEAQKDHPEIVTDALQQIATVYRNEEAIKTQGLTGEKKRQYRLDHSKPVVSDFFQWCRDQLAQGGLVPSDSLTKALNYVLSREASLTVFLEDPDVQPDTNHLERALRPIPMGKKNWMFCWTELGAEHLGVIQSLISTCKLHDITPYTYLVDVLQRISQHPAREVSDLTPRLWKPRFADNPLRALIDPRHPDRQNKQPEANVRAH, encoded by the coding sequence ATGAATTCAACGGCTTCTGCTCCTTCTCCCAATGCATCGTCCTCCTCGGCTCTGGCCGAGGAGAATGCACTGCTGCGTGAGCAGGTCCAGACCCTTCAGCGCCAGCTGGACTGGTTCAAGAAGCAGCTGTTCGGCCCCAAATCCGAGAAGCAGGCATTTGACCTGCCGGGCCAGAACAGCCTGTTCCAGGAAGGCGATGCACCGGTTCCGGAGAACCCACCGGAAGAGAAAAAGCGCACGGTTAAAGCCTATCAGCGTGGTACCGGTAAGAAGCAGCGGGACGACGACTGCCTGAACGACACCGGCCTGCGCTTCACCGCCGATGTGCCGGTGGAGGTCATTGAACACCTGCCACCGGAACTGACCGGGCCGGAGGCTGACCAGTACGAAGTGATCGGCAGCAAGACCACCTACCGGCTGGCCCAGCGGGCCTCCAGCTATGTGGTGCTTAAGTGCGAACGCCCGGTGTTCCGGCGCAAGGGCACCGAGAAGCTCATCACGACACCGGCTCCGTTCAACGTGCTGGACAACAGCCTGGCCGATGTCAGCCTGCTGGCCGGGTTGCTGGTGGACAAATTCCAGTTCCATCTGCCGCTGTATCGCCAGCACCAGCGTATCCAACAGGCCGGTATCACCGTCAGTCGCAGCACTCTGACCAATCTGGTCAAGCGTGCCATCGACCTGCTGCGCCCCATTGTGGATGCCCAGACCGACAACGTACTGCGCAGTCGGGTACTGGCCATGGACGAAACGCCCATCAAGGCCGGTCATCAGGGCCGGGCCGGCCCGCAAAAGGGCAAGATGAAATCCGGCTGGTTCTGGCCGCTGTATGGCGATGCCGACGAGGTGGTGTTCACTTACTCTAACAGCCGTGGGCGTGCCCATATCGAAGAAGTACTCAGCGAATCGTTCAGCGGCACCCTGATCAGTGACGGCTACGCGGCCTATGCCCGTTATGCCGCCGCCCAGGAAAACGTCACCCATGCCCAATGCTGGGTGCACAGTCGCCGTTACTTTATCGAGGCGCAGAAGGATCATCCGGAGATAGTCACCGACGCGCTGCAACAGATCGCCACGGTGTACCGGAATGAAGAGGCCATCAAAACCCAGGGGCTGACTGGCGAGAAGAAACGCCAGTACCGGTTGGATCACTCGAAACCGGTGGTCAGCGACTTCTTCCAGTGGTGCCGGGATCAGTTGGCGCAAGGCGGCCTCGTGCCCAGCGATTCGCTGACCAAAGCCCTGAACTACGTGCTCAGCCGTGAAGCGAGCCTGACCGTGTTCCTGGAAGACCCGGATGTGCAGCCAGACACCAACCACCTGGAACGAGCACTACGCCCCATTCCAATGGGCAAGAAAAACTGGATGTTCTGCTGGACCGAACTGGGCGCGGAACACCTGGGCGTCATCCAGAGCCTGATCAGCACCTGCAAGCTGCACGATATTACCCCGTACACGTATCTGGTGGACGTGCTGCAACGTATCAGCCAGCACCCGGCCCGTGAAGTCAGCGACCTGACGCCCCGACTCTGGAAACCCCGGTTCGCCGACAATCCGCTACGGGCGCTGATCGACCCACGCCACCCTGACCGACAGAACAAACAGCCGGAGGCCAACGTCCGTGCGCATTGA
- a CDS encoding UvrD-helicase domain-containing protein, producing MNLVPADDNDRDSKVVNEICDYLTSNPPRSFFLFAGAGSGKTRTLVEVLRRLTGIEKHETGSRFAAQLFARGQSIRVITYTRNAAAVINGRLGDNTLTKVSTIHGFCWDLIAGFDEDIKDSLLALNQSALDKARQKAQV from the coding sequence ATGAATTTGGTTCCAGCCGATGACAATGATCGCGACTCCAAGGTAGTTAACGAAATATGCGATTACCTTACCTCAAACCCTCCTCGAAGTTTTTTCTTGTTTGCCGGAGCTGGATCAGGCAAAACGCGCACACTAGTAGAAGTTCTGCGCCGATTGACGGGCATTGAGAAACATGAAACCGGGTCTCGATTCGCAGCCCAACTCTTTGCTCGCGGTCAATCGATTCGAGTAATAACCTATACGCGAAATGCAGCCGCTGTAATCAATGGGCGATTAGGCGATAACACCCTCACTAAGGTCTCGACGATCCATGGTTTTTGTTGGGATTTAATCGCGGGGTTCGATGAGGATATAAAAGACTCATTGCTGGCACTTAATCAATCTGCTCTGGATAAAGCGAGACAGAAAGCTCAGGTGTAA
- a CDS encoding AAA family ATPase yields the protein MATEKDKQPAPPRVRLACIEIQHFRRLKKIRATIDERTTIFVGANNSGKTSILSAIRKFLGDNTGFGAFDLSVDQWSKLRELGEKWEKLEEPPSSDNSDSTDWNEQLQMLLDCMPTLDLWFDVQVGAFHIVYHFLPSLKWSGGPIGVRIRLEPASTVDDLQKIAWRFREAKRPVKDQDVPNKAWPIDLLDYWLRYPKDLSHFSVYKLDPKKGPLQNDPPESPQALPTTAQALDRSALK from the coding sequence ATGGCAACCGAAAAAGACAAGCAACCCGCGCCCCCACGTGTTCGCCTCGCGTGTATCGAGATTCAGCACTTTCGGCGTCTCAAAAAAATTCGAGCCACGATAGACGAGAGAACTACAATTTTTGTAGGAGCAAATAATAGCGGTAAAACTTCTATTCTATCGGCTATTCGAAAGTTTCTTGGAGACAATACCGGCTTTGGTGCGTTTGATCTTAGTGTAGATCAGTGGTCGAAACTACGGGAGCTTGGAGAAAAATGGGAGAAGCTTGAGGAACCGCCTTCTTCAGACAATTCTGACTCGACAGATTGGAATGAGCAGCTCCAAATGCTCCTCGACTGCATGCCAACACTTGACCTGTGGTTTGATGTACAGGTCGGCGCCTTCCACATTGTTTACCATTTTCTTCCTTCTCTTAAATGGTCGGGGGGCCCCATCGGCGTGCGCATCAGGCTGGAGCCCGCATCCACGGTGGATGATCTTCAAAAAATTGCATGGCGCTTCCGTGAAGCTAAGCGGCCAGTAAAAGACCAAGATGTGCCCAATAAAGCCTGGCCCATAGATCTGCTGGATTATTGGCTTAGATACCCAAAAGACCTGAGCCACTTTTCCGTATACAAACTCGACCCTAAAAAGGGCCCTTTGCAAAATGACCCGCCAGAGAGCCCTCAGGCACTACCGACCACTGCACAAGCTCTTGATCGCTCAGCTCTAAAGTAA
- a CDS encoding IS3 family transposase (programmed frameshift), with translation MKKSRYSESQIVKILKEVEGGRLVKEVCREYGISDATYYNWKAKYGGMEASDVKRLKELEEENRRLKQMYAELSLDHKLLKDVIEKKPVKPAVRRELVDYLKQAHGISVRRACRIAGISDSVYRYQPDTARDEPVIAALQSATERYPAYGFSKLFKVLRRWGHAWNHKRVYRLYRALNLNKRRRGKKRLPTRNPEPLAVPSTANHCWSMDFMSDSLFCGRRFRTFNVVDDFNREILAIEIDLNLPAPRVIRVLERIIAWRGYPARLRMDNGPEFISIALADWAEKHAIALEFIKPGKPTQNSYVERFNRTYRDEILNMYVFRNLTEVRQRTESWMAEYNDERPHDSLEDLTPWEYLARHQQTENSNQRCN, from the exons ATGAAGAAATCACGGTACAGCGAGTCCCAGATCGTCAAGATCCTGAAGGAGGTCGAGGGCGGTCGCCTGGTCAAGGAAGTCTGTCGGGAGTACGGCATCTCCGACGCGACCTACTACAACTGGAAAGCCAAGTACGGTGGCATGGAAGCTTCTGACGTGAAGCGCCTCAAAGAGCTTGAAGAGGAAAACCGCCGGCTCAAGCAGATGTACGCCGAGTTGAGCCTGGATCACAAACTGTTGAAGGATGTGATCGAAAAAAAGC CTGTAAAGCCAGCCGTTCGACGAGAACTGGTGGATTACCTCAAGCAGGCTCACGGCATCAGCGTTCGCAGAGCCTGCCGAATCGCTGGCATCAGTGACTCTGTGTATCGGTACCAGCCCGATACCGCCCGTGATGAGCCGGTGATTGCAGCGCTTCAGAGCGCCACTGAACGCTACCCTGCCTACGGCTTCAGCAAGCTGTTCAAGGTGCTGCGTCGATGGGGGCATGCCTGGAATCACAAGCGGGTCTATCGACTGTACCGCGCGCTCAACCTGAACAAGCGACGACGAGGTAAGAAGCGGCTTCCAACCCGAAATCCCGAACCGCTGGCCGTCCCCAGCACAGCGAATCACTGCTGGTCCATGGATTTCATGAGCGACAGTCTGTTCTGTGGTCGCCGGTTCCGAACGTTCAATGTGGTGGATGACTTCAACCGGGAGATCCTTGCCATCGAGATTGACCTGAACCTGCCAGCACCGAGGGTCATCCGGGTCCTGGAGCGCATCATCGCCTGGCGAGGTTACCCGGCCAGACTACGTATGGATAACGGCCCGGAGTTCATCTCCATCGCCTTGGCAGACTGGGCAGAAAAGCACGCTATCGCGTTGGAATTTATCAAGCCCGGTAAGCCGACCCAGAACTCCTACGTGGAGCGCTTCAACCGCACTTACCGGGACGAGATCCTGAATATGTATGTCTTCCGGAATCTCACCGAAGTCCGGCAGCGGACCGAGTCGTGGATGGCCGAATACAACGATGAACGTCCCCACGATTCACTGGAAGACCTGACGCCATGGGAATATCTGGCGAGACACCAACAGACGGAAAACTCTAATCAGCGGTGCAACTAA
- a CDS encoding DUF932 domain-containing protein, whose amino-acid sequence MAHLIEQMAYVGQTPWHGLGNELTSNQPLEVWAKQAGLDWQIQESPVRYVTNSGGALGENLSYPDSKVLYRSDTRAPLSVVGNRFKVVQPEEILEFYRDLTEVSGFELETAGVLKGGRKMWALARTGQSGMLKGNDQSNAYVLLATACDGTMATTAQFTSIRVVCNNTLAVALKGSTANAVKVKHNTAFDADLVKKQLGISVSAWDDFMYRLKTLSERKVKTTEARNYFLKVFTDDSGSGVGKTNERSMAKALSLYEGEGMGATLASSDGTAYGLLNAVTEFIDHQRRAKTVDHRLDSAWFGTGAAVKNRALEQAMSLVD is encoded by the coding sequence ATGGCTCATCTCATCGAGCAAATGGCCTACGTTGGCCAAACCCCCTGGCATGGTCTGGGGAATGAGCTGACTTCCAATCAACCCCTGGAGGTCTGGGCAAAGCAGGCTGGTCTGGACTGGCAGATCCAGGAAAGCCCGGTTCGCTACGTAACTAATTCCGGTGGCGCCCTTGGCGAGAATCTGTCATATCCGGATTCCAAGGTGCTTTACCGCTCGGATACGAGAGCACCGCTGTCGGTCGTCGGTAATCGCTTCAAAGTGGTCCAGCCCGAGGAGATCCTGGAGTTCTATCGGGATCTGACCGAAGTGTCTGGTTTTGAGCTGGAAACAGCCGGTGTCCTTAAAGGTGGCCGCAAGATGTGGGCTCTGGCCCGCACCGGCCAGTCGGGCATGCTCAAGGGCAACGATCAATCCAATGCCTACGTGCTGTTGGCCACCGCTTGCGACGGAACGATGGCTACGACTGCCCAGTTCACCAGCATCCGTGTGGTGTGCAACAACACCCTCGCGGTCGCCCTAAAAGGCTCCACTGCTAACGCCGTCAAGGTGAAGCACAACACGGCCTTCGATGCTGACCTGGTGAAGAAACAACTGGGCATCTCGGTATCCGCCTGGGATGACTTTATGTACCGCCTGAAGACTCTGAGTGAGCGAAAGGTGAAGACCACAGAGGCCAGGAACTACTTCCTGAAGGTATTCACCGATGACTCCGGAAGTGGTGTTGGCAAAACCAACGAGCGGTCTATGGCCAAAGCACTGTCCCTCTATGAAGGCGAGGGCATGGGGGCCACGTTGGCGTCATCGGATGGCACTGCCTACGGGTTGCTGAATGCAGTGACGGAATTCATTGATCACCAACGCCGCGCGAAAACCGTGGACCATCGACTGGATTCCGCCTGGTTCGGAACCGGTGCCGCTGTTAAGAACCGTGCATTAGAGCAGGCCATGTCACTTGTGGACTGA